CAACATTAGTTATCTCCTTTCACTCCTCAATCTAACACAACTATTTCTCTGTTTATATCTAGCAAAGCATTAAACTCTGTTCAAGACTAGTTTAATGAGCTGTacgataattattttattttcattcagTTCAACACTATATTTTAAATCTGAAATATGGATGCATCACAAGCATATTACTCCACAAATGGTAGTTATCTTTCAAAATGCATGCACTAGGTTCATAAGGTGTTAAATAGATGtaaaatataatatatattttttaattccacTACCCCACTCTTAGTTTATATCTTCTCATTCATTGGATCCTTTTGCCATTCACAGGGGGAAAAGGTAGGCAGCCTTCACTccttggatgctgcctcacccgccgagtttctccagcatttttgtctaactataTTTAAGGCTCTTTTAGTGCTTTTCTACATCGGAGAAATAATATCTCAAAGGACCACTGTGGCTCATGCTCCAACATTTTCTACCTCACCATCTCACTGCCTCTATGCGAAAACATACAAGAAGATGGCAATTCCAAAATCAGAACACACAATGTTGAATATTTtaagtgttacatagaaacatagaaacacagaaaataggtgcaggaggaggccatccagcccttcgagccagcaccgccattcattgtgatcatggctgatcgtccccaatcaataacccgtgcctgccttctccccatatcccttgattccactagcacttagagctctatctaactctctcttaaatccatccagtgatttggcctccactgccctctgtggcaaggaattccacaaattcacaactctctgggtgaaaaaggtttttttcacctcagtcttaaattgcctcccctttattctaagactgtggcccctggttctcgactcgcccaacattgggaacatttttcatgcatctagctagTCCTGTcactttataattttatgtttctataagataccagtcttccttctaaaatccagtgaatacaagcctagtcttttcaatctttcctcatatggcagtcccgccatcccagggatcaatctcgtgaacctactctgcactgcccACATTGACAGATGTTCAGCAAAAAAGACAAAATTTTAAGACCCTAAATCTGTATAAATTTAGTAAACTCAATATGCATCCTAATAACTTACCAGTTGTGTTTTGTGGAAAGCCAGGCAGTGAAGCGGGACCATTTACTCCAGGAAGAATAACCGAGGAAAGGCTTGAGAGGCTGGAATATGACGTTGAAGCATTGAGGCCATGCAATGTGTTATTTTCCATAGCACTTTGCTGATGCAGAACTTGTGATGTAATTCCCAACGCATCTGTGGCCTTCTTCAGACGATCCAATTCTTGTTGAGCCATCAGCTGGCGGACAGTTGTAGGAGCGAGATAGTCCTTCTCTTTATCCAGCTGACACCCTACCGTTTCTCTCACTTTATTGATATGCTGCTGTGAGAAAATGTGATCTCTGATAGACAGCCGTGCAGTGTACATAACGCCGCATAAAGAACAGTCAGCTTTTTGCCCATCAGTTCCACTTTGATTTATCATGAATGACTTTGTCATGTTTAGCTTAATTTTTTTGTCCTTGGCTCGAGCATTCTGAAACCAGACCTGGACAACTCTTTTAGGCAAATTAACCTCATTGCCAAGAAGTTCACATTCTTGCATTGTTGGTGTTCGGTAGTCATTGAAGCACGATTTTAGGACTTTCAACTGAACATTACTCATTTGTGTTCTGAATCGTTTATGACCAAGGCGCTCGGAGGATCTCGATGACCTGAGGCTAGTGTGGCTCCCAAATGGACTTGGAGAACAGGGATCAGCAAAACTCGATGTCTCACTTCGGTCAACACTGTCATCCAAGTCATTCTCTCTTGATATGAAGCTTAGAGAAGGGCTAGGTAAGCTCACAGAAAATTTCTCATCATAATAGTCAACCGTGGGAGTTGTGGTCGTCATTGACAATTGATCACAAGCTATTGATGCCCTTAGGTCATCTGCAGACTCAGTAGCTTTATTCTCCGAGGTACTACCTGTAAGGTTTTCATTTTCATTGTTCCCTTCATCTCCTGTACTTCCATCACTTACAGCGGTGTTAACAGAAGATGTTTCATCATAATCTGTCTTATTCAGCTCAAAATTGACAACAGCAGGGACCATGTTTGGGCTCCCCAAGTCTTCATTGCATTCTGATTTGAACAATGTAGGGCTCAGAAGATGTTTTGGCGACATGTCTGCTGTTTTACTCACAGGTGTTGAAACTGTCGAGTGATCATTTTCGCTCAGCGCGTCAATCTTGGAAAAAAGTAATGTTGGAAATTCAAAATAATTATCTTTCTGTGGACTTTCACCATCATAATCTTGTGGCATAATTGGGCTCGGGGGGAGACTGTAGCCTGCTTGCTTGGCTTCGTGCCAATGTCGAGAACGGATGTGCGTTTCAAGTGCCGTTTTTGCTTTGAAAAGGGCTCGGCAAAAAGGGCACCTTCTGTGAGACTGGCTTGGGCCCAGAGCACGAAACTGCCCCTTTCTTTCACGCGCCCTGGTGTTCTGAAACCAAACCTGAACCACGCGTTTCTTTAGACCTACTTCGTTTGAAATGTGGTCCAACATTTTTCGAGTAGGGTTAGAATCCAACAAGTATTTTTCATACAGCACCTCAAGCTGTTCTGGTGTAATCGTTGTCCTTAGCCTTTTATCACGATGTGGCTCGTCACTGCAATTTGAGCCTTCTTTTTCCATCTGATTATTCTCTTCCTTCTCTTCCAATTTACGCTTAACTGTTCCCAAAGCTGTATTGGAGGGTGTTGGAACTGATGAACCAGTCTGGGAGGATATCTGTGCGAGGGGTCCAGGAAGCAACTGCCCTCCCATGAGTGGACTGTTAGGATCAAAAACCATATAGGGCATATCTAAAGATCTGTCTAAGATTTGCGAATGGAGGAACTGGTTTTGGGCTGCCAAAAAATGAATGTGCTGGTGCTCCTGCCAAAGTTCCAAAGTTGGAAAGGCATATTTACACTGGTCACACTGGTACTGCAACATCTGAGGAGGTAGGCTGTTCTGTAAAGAGGTGACTGCCACAGACAGAGGGCTGGAGGGACGCACGGTGGTACTTTGAGGCTGCGAATGAGGTTGCGCTATTGTTTGTTGGGACTGCTTGTGCTGAGGTGCTAATGGTTGTGGCTCTGATAGAGGTGACAATGTTGGTTTGGCCATTTGAGAGGGTTGAGCTGCCTCAACTTGCTTTGGTTTCTCTACTGGTAAGTTAGATCGGGGCGAGTATTTCTCCATTTCTAGTTTGGGCGAAGGCATCAGAGGGGTGCTGGAACCAGAACTTGAACCCGATTTAGAACCACATCCCATCACCTTTCCTGCAGTAGATTTTGATGAGTCTGTTGGTCCAGATGTATCGAGATTACTCGACATCATTTGGTCCATCGCATCCATTGAATCTTCTGTTTGACTATCATCCTGACAATCATCATCCTCATCGTTGTAACACAGCTTCTTCTGATGGGTGATTAGGTCAAAAATTCGAGGAAACACTACATTGCATTTTTTACACTGATACTGCATGTTACTGGTTCGAATATAGCGTTCATTGGTTAGCTCCCTTCTTTCATTGTCTTTAGTATCTGCTTGGTTCTCGAAACTCTTTCGCGCTTTCTGACGAGCATTTTGGAACCACACAACAATTACTCGTGTAGGTAGGTTTAGAACTGTGGATAACTGTTCTATTTCATCATCTTTTGGATAAGCATTAGTATCAAAAAAGTCCTGCAGAACCCTCAACTGGTAGTCAGTGAATCGCGTCCTGGATGAGCGTTTATTTATTGTACCGTCAGTCCTGTAATATTCTCCCGTATTAAAATAAGTATCATTTCTGGATTCTTCCAGTGTGGTTATAGGTGGATTGTTGAAGTTGTACGGTGAATCCTTATTTCTTTGTCTCTCTTTAAAGAGAGTGTTGCGAAACCAATGTTTAATGACTTTCTGAGGAAGTCCTGATTTTTCAGACATTTCTTGGATCTGTTCTTCAGACGGTGAATTATTAATGTCAAAATAATTCCGCAAGATCTTGAGTTGGTCATCTGTGATTCTCGTGCGTGGGCGTTTGAATTGGTGATGCCTCAGGAAATTAGGGTCCAAGCCCAACTGCTGTTGGCAAAGCTGAGTGAGGTCTGCAGATAGAGACTCCATGGTCGGCAGTTGGAAGGTGAGCTGGGGCGGCAAAGAGGAATGCTGCATCATGATCGGGGAGAAGAGAGGCAGATCCAGGGATATGGGCATCTGAATCTGGGATtgagaggaaggaggaggaggaggtgggggtgggggaggtggaggaggtggtggtggtggaggtggtaaTGGAGATGGGACGGACGTTTGGAGTTTGCCATTCCCTGTTgagggaggtggtggtggtggaggaggtggtggcggtggaggaggaggaggaggaggaggaggaggaggaggaggaggcggcggtGGAGGTGCTGGCGATTCCGGTGAGGATGGTATTACCGGATATAGCTTATCATACGCTTCCCTATAGTGACATGCAAATATTTCCAGCTCTCCAAATGGGAAAAACTGACAATGAATGTGCTCCTGGTGACTCTTCAGAATAAGTATGTTTGAAAATAGTTTGCCGCACGCCTCACATTCAAGTTTGTCTGTCCTCTCATTCTCGCCATTCTTGTTTCTCTTCTGGACTTTCTGCTTATTTTCATTGAACTGGATGACCAACTCAAAGCCAAAGTTTTCCAGTAAAGCCTTTGCTGCATTACCTCTCACACCAGATGGAATACGAGGCGGTGGAAGCATCAGTTCCACTGACTTCTGCTTTTTAAGCTCTTTATTCTCTTTGGAAGCATCGCATTCACTTAAAAAATCATGGTGCGCCTTACTTTCTATTGCTTCCATTTGTTCCTCGCCGTCTTTCTGCGAATAAGTGTCTTTCTGGGTTTCAGTTGAATTGAAAACATTTTGTTCCTGCTTTGTTGGTTTAACTACTTGCTGCTGTTGTTTTTGTGACAGTTGCTGTGACTGCATGGCTTGGTGTTGTTGGCCGTATTGTTGCTGGATTTGCAGCAGGTGCTGTCCTTGTACCTGTTGCTTTAGGTCGTCCAGCAATGATCCTGTCATCGCAGATATTCCAAAGGCCCCAGTGCCAGGCAAACCCGGATCTGAGTTTAGATTGAATTCAGTGCCTGGCAGGTAAAAAGGAAAGAGGAACTGTGGCTGTTGTAACTGCAGCAAGGCTTCGGCTGTCATTGGGAAGTGCGGCAACAATGCTGGGTTTAGGAACTGAGGCTGAAAGAAAGCAGCTTGTTGCTGCAGCTCGTGGTGCAGATGCATTTGTGCCTGTGCTTGTGCCATAGCCTGAGCTTGTGCCTGGGCCTGAGCCTCGGCCTGAGCCTGGGCCTGAGCCTGGGCCTGAGCCTGGGCTTGGTCCTGGGCCTGTGCTTGTGCTGGTGACTGAGGGTGATGGTGGGCAGAATGTGGTGAAGTTGTATCACTCAACTGTTTCTTGATTGTTTCTTTGATATCTGCATTGGTATCTTTATTACTAACTGATGCCTTCCCGTGAGAATCTGCAGTCATTTGACCAGTGGCAGGCCCGCTGGTACTGTTGCTCACACTACTGTTTCCACTTCCAGCGCCACAATTGCCAGCTTCCAGTTTGGCTGCCCTTGCTTTTGTCTGGTGGAGCACAGATCTCATATGTATTTCCAATGTTGAGCTTTGGCTGTACGCAACATTACATGTGTTGCACTTGTAGGGCTTGTTATCTACGCTGTTGCTGGATTCTTGTGGAACTGGACTCGATGCCTCTTGGAGAACTTTTTTTAATTTGTGCAGATGAGATACTGAATTATAGTGAACCAAGAGAATGTTCTTCTGAGTGAAAGACTCTTTGCACACCGTGCACTTATAAGGTCGGGAAGGATCTAAAAACTTTTCCATTGTAAAATTTGGACCTTTACGGAAAGGCAGTGTTCGCTTTGGTTCTGCACTTAAATCATCTAGAATGGAGCTACTGTCACTTCCTGCTGGGCTGACTTTCCCATCCTGGTCCATTTCTTCCTCTTTATCCATTTCCTGTCTTAGGATGTTATCGTCCTGACTGATGATGTCATTTTCTGACCAGAACTCCCCATTCACGTGATAACTCCCACAAATCTGTTGTACCTCAGACTCGCTTAGTTCAGGATGACTGGTTTCTAAATGTCTCTTTAAAGCCAGGAACGTACGGAAGCTGCGCTGACACAAGCTGCACATGGTGGCAGCCCGGATGGCATGATACTGAGAATGAATCTGAAGTTTCTGCATGGTCTTGAAAGCCAGACTGCATTGACTGCAGCGATACTTGTACACATGCCGATCAGATACGGGCAACTGTTGCCTTTTCTGAAGTTCGTTGAGTTGATCTTGCAAAGAATCGGAAATTTTAAACCGTTGACTTCCATCCTTCTTCCAATCAGCTGGATCTGAAGATTCCTTTGGCACTTGCTGCTCCTCGGGTTTTGACTCACTTCCAGACTTGGAGCTGTCCGAGACCATATAAAACCTTCCCTCTGATGAAAATTCACCTGTTcaataaaaaaatattgtaaGATGCGATTCCAAAACACTATAACTCTCCCTAAATTTCCCACCAGAGGCTGAAAGTGAGTTCCACACCTCTTTCTTATGCAGAAACCATTGCAAACGTCTCATGAACAACATATTATTGTATACTGTGATACGGCTATAAGTAACGACAGAAGCTCATTACCTGTCATCTTTCAAACGATTTAAGGACTGATTGATTTATAGAGTGGAAACTCAGTCTGAGAAAATGGGCAAGAGAGATTGTTCAGATCGAAAAGGGCAAATTTCAAGCATTTTTGTGCCTGTTCCTGAAGGCTTTTGAATTTTTGCTTTGAACAGGACATGACTGCCCATAGCTAATATGGATTTGTTTACGAGGGTAATTTGAAAACTATCATCTTGTTGGAACTGAtaatgccgtgggaggaccgtctggaggaggcccacgagaggaagttgaccaagtatgaagagctggtcatagactgccgtaaacagggctggaaggcaaggtgtatgcccatcgaggttggctgcagaggttttgcagggcaatcgctctacaaagccttgagtgcactgggcatcaacggagtggcgaggagaagagccatcaagaacaccacagaggcagcggagaaggcctcgagatggctctggatcaggagaggaggtccatggggaggagcgaatgccacctgaacacaagtcgtggtctgatcaaccacggctgggtcgcctgggcgagggtgtctgatgttgaaagacccgaaacacccaatgaccgacctcatgttacatcactgatgatgtgttcaggagcatcattaGATGTATTTTTTAACAAAATGAGGTGCATTTCTAAATTGTCGGTGGAAAGCAAGTAACCACATCCACAATGTCTTACTCATTGGTAGCACCATATAATAGAGGAATCCAAAAAAGTAAACAAAAAGACTCTTTCGGATTTTGAAACTTTGACAGTCAACTCAAACTTATACAAAAAATTTGAAATTTACAAAGTATTTACTTGAATACTGAGAAGTATTGAATAGGAGCTGCCAAAATGAGCAAGTCTCTTAATATATTATGTAACTTTATGAAATGCAACTATTTAGTATTTAGGTCAAGTAGAATGATATAAAGACATTAGTAATCTCTAATTCAGGCCCATGCTTATGTTCTTGGCCGTTAGTAAGCGAGGACCTGATGTAGGGCTCACACATTGTGGCAATTGTCAATAAGTGGGGCAACACAGTAGTGTAACgggagtgttgctgccttacagcgccagaaaccaggcttcgatcctgactacgggtgctgtctgttgggattttgcatgttctccctgagaccacgtgggtttcctccagatgctccgcttttcacccacactccatagacgaacaggtttgtaggttaactggttccagtaaaaactgtaaatcttccctaatgtgtaggatagtgctagtgggcggggtgatcgctggtcattgcggactcgacgggccaaagggtctctttctgtgccgtatctctaaagtataaaagtACAGCAAAGCATATCTCTTCCCACTTAAAATATGTTGTTGAAGCGCACCAGAGGGATCAGTCATGGCAGCGAACTATGTTAAACATCCAAGATCATAATTCTACCAGCTGGCTTATTTATTACACTGCTCTCATACAAGCCATTTACGATGTAGAAAGCTGGCATCTGTTTCATAAAAAAGCTTACCAGATGGTTGACATGATTCTTCCGCTGTCACTGTTGCAGTATTGCTGAGGAAACATTGCAGTTTCTCAGAACCAGTGGAGGGCAATATGCTGGTGGAGTTCATTCCATCTGGAAGAGATacctttaaaaaagacacaagacTATGTGATATATCAACATAAAGACATTACACAaacaactgaaggtagacacaaaatgcaggattaactcagcgggacaggcagcatctctggagagaaggaatgggtgacgttcgggccgagacccttcttctttccagagatgctgcctgtcctgctgagttactccagcattttgtgtctacctacaatttaaaccagcatctgcagttctttcttacacaaacaaCTGTGGTATTTATTTATGGGAAAACCTTTTACATCTGGATGACACATTTTTCAGGAAATCATTCCATGCGTTCTTTTATCAAAGGAAAAGTCACGGCTTGGATGATTTTTTGCCAATGGAAACTATGGAAGAAATTCCATTGATTCTACCTTTATGTAAAACATCAATCAAAATATCAACTAATGGACTTGGTATAATTTGTATAATTTGAGGGATTCAAAGAAGGGTATTAGCACTGATAGAACAAATGAGCTAACTTCAGCTTATTTGTTTGCCTCAATATAGACTGGATATAGATTTGGAAATAGAATAGACATTGGTCCCACCCA
This genomic stretch from Amblyraja radiata isolate CabotCenter1 chromosome 4, sAmbRad1.1.pri, whole genome shotgun sequence harbors:
- the zfhx4 gene encoding zinc finger homeobox protein 4 isoform X2; translation: METCDSPTIARQENGHNTSKLCGTTQVDNEVPEKVAGMEADRKSSATDDNLRTDEHRSKSLLDFGVENAATTQVTSAKEIPCNECATSFLSLQKYMEHHCPNARLPLLKDDNDSEISELEDSDVENLTGEIVYQPDGSAFIIEDSKDSGKNVQPEMNSKLFPSALFLNSLTAAGEKNEQATATPMSFYPQVINTFHIASSLGKQFPAEQAFPNTSAFAGVGPVLHSFRVYDVRHSSEKDYLSSDGLAKNSCVSKDVPNNVDLSKFDGCVSDGKRKPILMCFLCKLSFGYVKSFVTHAVHDHRMGLNEEEQKLLNNKYISAIIQGIGKDKEPLISFLEPKNSNSIHPRFSSANLIGPDPTYRGLWSAFHVENGDSFQAGLAFLKGSASTAGSSDQSLGNTVHKAEANLGGLSCSALTTPITSASFSRSSSGSKQLSGSKDQESNCERAKEAFVLHPDGELQIKSEPIEQMDDDEDDDTYSNELDDDEALLSSGLVDRNSSKDFPISNQSISMSPLMPSMLNLNEKGTSSSVTVFDALDKAKQHPVHRDSCSENIYSIGGKDFAGAGKDYATTPQPNDSIHGDDDSPGSHHQHSCNPCTLGAGDSPPGSSVECPKCDTVLGSSRSLGGHMTMMHSRNSCKTLKCPKCNWHYKYQQTLEAHMKEKHPEPGSSCVYCTTGQPHPRLARGESYTCGYKPFRCEVCNYSTTTKGNLSIHMQSDKHLNNVQNLQNGGGEQIFVHTAPGPTSSLSNCGTPSPSKPKQKPTWRCEVCDYETNVARNLRIHMTSEKHMHNMMLLQQNMKQIQHSLHLGLAPAEAELYQYYLAQNIGMTGLKLEGPADPQFMLNPFQLDPAKASAMASGLVTSELPPEMRLASGQLVGDDLSFLTASEISPYINDPSLRLFQCAVCNRFTSDSLEALSLHVNSERSLPEEEWKAVIGDVYQCKLCNYNTQLKANFQLHCKTDKHMQKYQLVAHIREGGKPNEWRLKCVAIGNPVHLKCNACDYYTNSVDKLRLHCTNHRHEAAVKLYKHLQKHESTSNPKSCCYNCGLCNYTTKAKLNLVQHARSLKHQQTESLHRLHLHQQGLAPEEDNLNEIFFVKDCPPSEPDEQSEDSEGPSKTIVAAAATDNKDTSEKDNKENKKSDKDSGTDVIYSESQQSPLVEKRSLPHRGDEDFPSKRPRSSGNSKQNQEQLYQCPYCNYNSKDANRIQMHVMSQHSMQPVICCPLCQDVLSNKIHLQLHLTHLHSVTPDCVEKLLTTVSLPDGMNSTSILPSTGSEKLQCFLSNTATVTAEESCQPSGEFSSEGRFYMVSDSSKSGSESKPEEQQVPKESSDPADWKKDGSQRFKISDSLQDQLNELQKRQQLPVSDRHVYKYRCSQCSLAFKTMQKLQIHSQYHAIRAATMCSLCQRSFRTFLALKRHLETSHPELSESEVQQICGSYHVNGEFWSENDIISQDDNILRQEMDKEEEMDQDGKVSPAGSDSSSILDDLSAEPKRTLPFRKGPNFTMEKFLDPSRPYKCTVCKESFTQKNILLVHYNSVSHLHKLKKVLQEASSPVPQESSNSVDNKPYKCNTCNVAYSQSSTLEIHMRSVLHQTKARAAKLEAGNCGAGSGNSSVSNSTSGPATGQMTADSHGKASVSNKDTNADIKETIKKQLSDTTSPHSAHHHPQSPAQAQAQDQAQAQAQAQAQAQAEAQAQAQAQAMAQAQAQMHLHHELQQQAAFFQPQFLNPALLPHFPMTAEALLQLQQPQFLFPFYLPGTEFNLNSDPGLPGTGAFGISAMTGSLLDDLKQQVQGQHLLQIQQQYGQQHQAMQSQQLSQKQQQQVVKPTKQEQNVFNSTETQKDTYSQKDGEEQMEAIESKAHHDFLSECDASKENKELKKQKSVELMLPPPRIPSGVRGNAAKALLENFGFELVIQFNENKQKVQKRNKNGENERTDKLECEACGKLFSNILILKSHQEHIHCQFFPFGELEIFACHYREAYDKLYPVIPSSPESPAPPPPPPPPPPPPPPPPPPPPPPPPPPPPPSTGNGKLQTSVPSPLPPPPPPPPPPPPPPPPPPPSSQSQIQMPISLDLPLFSPIMMQHSSLPPQLTFQLPTMESLSADLTQLCQQQLGLDPNFLRHHQFKRPRTRITDDQLKILRNYFDINNSPSEEQIQEMSEKSGLPQKVIKHWFRNTLFKERQRNKDSPYNFNNPPITTLEESRNDTYFNTGEYYRTDGTINKRSSRTRFTDYQLRVLQDFFDTNAYPKDDEIEQLSTVLNLPTRVIVVWFQNARQKARKSFENQADTKDNERRELTNERYIRTSNMQYQCKKCNVVFPRIFDLITHQKKLCYNDEDDDCQDDSQTEDSMDAMDQMMSSNLDTSGPTDSSKSTAGKVMGCGSKSGSSSGSSTPLMPSPKLEMEKYSPRSNLPVEKPKQVEAAQPSQMAKPTLSPLSEPQPLAPQHKQSQQTIAQPHSQPQSTTVRPSSPLSVAVTSLQNSLPPQMLQYQCDQCKYAFPTLELWQEHQHIHFLAAQNQFLHSQILDRSLDMPYMVFDPNSPLMGGQLLPGPLAQISSQTGSSVPTPSNTALGTVKRKLEEKEENNQMEKEGSNCSDEPHRDKRLRTTITPEQLEVLYEKYLLDSNPTRKMLDHISNEVGLKKRVVQVWFQNTRARERKGQFRALGPSQSHRRCPFCRALFKAKTALETHIRSRHWHEAKQAGYSLPPSPIMPQDYDGESPQKDNYFEFPTLLFSKIDALSENDHSTVSTPVSKTADMSPKHLLSPTLFKSECNEDLGSPNMVPAVVNFELNKTDYDETSSVNTAVSDGSTGDEGNNENENLTGSTSENKATESADDLRASIACDQLSMTTTTPTVDYYDEKFSVSLPSPSLSFISRENDLDDSVDRSETSSFADPCSPSPFGSHTSLRSSRSSERLGHKRFRTQMSNVQLKVLKSCFNDYRTPTMQECELLGNEVNLPKRVVQVWFQNARAKDKKIKLNMTKSFMINQSGTDGQKADCSLCGVMYTARLSIRDHIFSQQHINKVRETVGCQLDKEKDYLAPTTVRQLMAQQELDRLKKATDALGITSQVLHQQSAMENNTLHGLNASTSYSSLSSLSSVILPGVNGPASLPGFPQNTTGST